The following are encoded together in the Vibrio splendidus genome:
- the glpG gene encoding rhomboid family intramembrane serine protease GlpG, translating to MIRLMVLDNPRLAQAFIDYMASRQIPIQMSPEGEGRFALWLLEGQYQVETEAELNRFLSEPNHKRYQAASWDMAETRKSNFHYHTPSFMGMIKAKAGPVTLSLMLVCVVIFALQQVGFGQAIFNALHFPAVDGQQWQLWRWLSHAVLHFSVMHIAFNILWWWQLGGDIEKKLGSLKLLQIFAVSSALSGAGQYWVEGANFGGLSGVVYALVGYLWVVGAKAPQLGLGIPRQIVGFMLVWLVLGYMQPFMAIANTAHLAGLAAGVIIGWIDAMKAPSSARSE from the coding sequence ATGATTAGATTGATGGTGTTAGACAATCCACGTCTTGCTCAAGCGTTTATTGATTATATGGCCTCTCGTCAGATCCCTATTCAGATGTCACCTGAGGGAGAAGGGCGTTTTGCTCTTTGGCTTCTTGAGGGTCAATATCAGGTTGAAACCGAGGCCGAGCTCAATCGTTTCCTGTCGGAACCCAATCATAAGCGCTATCAAGCAGCATCTTGGGACATGGCAGAGACCAGAAAGAGCAACTTTCATTATCACACGCCAAGCTTCATGGGCATGATAAAAGCCAAAGCGGGCCCCGTGACACTCAGCCTGATGTTGGTGTGTGTGGTGATTTTTGCACTGCAGCAAGTCGGTTTTGGTCAAGCTATTTTCAACGCCCTACATTTCCCTGCGGTTGACGGACAACAATGGCAATTGTGGCGTTGGTTAAGTCATGCTGTTCTGCACTTCTCTGTTATGCATATCGCATTTAATATTTTGTGGTGGTGGCAGTTAGGTGGGGATATTGAGAAAAAACTAGGTAGCCTCAAGCTACTTCAGATCTTTGCTGTCTCTTCTGCGCTTTCAGGTGCTGGGCAGTACTGGGTTGAAGGGGCGAATTTCGGTGGTTTGTCTGGTGTTGTGTATGCCTTGGTTGGTTATCTATGGGTGGTGGGTGCAAAAGCCCCTCAGCTTGGTTTAGGCATTCCAAGACAGATCGTCGGCTTTATGTTGGTGTGGCTAGTGCTTGGGTACATGCAACCATTCATGGCCATTGCAAACACCGCTCATTTGGCTGGCCTAGCCGCTGGTGTCATTATTGGTTGGATTGATGCTATGAAAGCACCGAGTTCAGCACGAAGCGAGTAG
- the plsB gene encoding glycerol-3-phosphate 1-O-acyltransferase PlsB, producing the protein MSSGQSFSRSLMKLPLSVLVKGTSIPSNPVEDLNIDLSKPIVYALPFRSSVDILTLQKHALELGLPDPLSKLEINGKSLQRYVFISSRKTLLQDDDYVPSSSIEVFSELLSLHAEDSDLDVQVIPATVLWGRKPGKENNQKPYLQAMNGLEKSKAVLLAGRDCLVRFSPVVSLRYMANSHGTDNTIAHKLARVARIHFSRQKLAASGPNLPSRQALFDRLLKSEAIKKAIEDEAQAKNISIEKASKEAQDIMDEIAANFSYSLIKRGEKILGWLWNKLYQGLHISNASTVRKLAQDGHEIVYVPCHRSHMDYLLLSYVLYHEGMVPPHIAAGINLNFFPAGPIFRHGGAFFIRRSFKGNKLYSTIFREYLAELFAKGYSVEYFSEGGRSRTGRLLQAKTGMLAMTIQAMLRGMNRPVTLVPVYIGYEHVMEVATYAKELRGKRKEKENASLVIRTLRKLRNFGKGYVNFGEPIQLNQYLNEHAPEWTKDIDPMGTSKPQWMNPVVNDLATKMMTHINDAAATNALTLCATALLASRQRALSRDSLVSQINCYLSLLKNVPYSDTFTVPKDSADDLVKHAESLNKFLIESDSMGDIISLDRHQSILMTYYRNNIIHLFALPSLIAQMTIRQHGLTIDTIQENVAAIYPFLKKELFLSYDEDQLESVVANIIEELVGQGMLVVSDNQVTINQSNSQALMLLGRTISETLQRYSIALNLLAENPDLDKSDLEQKSQDIAQRLGRLQGINAPEFFDKGVFASMFATLKQQQYLDNDGNCDLEKTQQFAKLLYSMLYPEVRLTIQESIHQAE; encoded by the coding sequence ATGTCTTCTGGACAATCTTTTTCACGTTCATTAATGAAGCTACCTTTATCCGTATTGGTAAAGGGCACATCAATTCCTTCAAACCCTGTTGAGGATTTGAACATTGATTTGAGCAAACCGATTGTATACGCCTTACCGTTTCGCTCAAGTGTAGACATTCTTACATTGCAAAAACATGCACTTGAATTAGGGTTACCTGATCCGTTGAGCAAGCTTGAAATCAATGGCAAATCACTGCAACGCTACGTTTTTATCTCTTCTCGCAAAACTCTACTGCAAGACGATGATTATGTACCAAGCTCATCAATTGAAGTCTTCTCTGAGCTGCTTTCACTGCATGCTGAAGACTCTGATCTCGACGTTCAAGTTATCCCTGCTACTGTATTGTGGGGTCGTAAGCCTGGTAAAGAGAATAACCAGAAACCTTACCTACAAGCAATGAACGGCTTAGAGAAATCAAAAGCGGTATTACTGGCAGGTCGTGACTGCTTGGTTCGCTTTAGTCCTGTGGTTTCTCTGCGTTACATGGCTAACTCACACGGCACCGACAACACCATCGCACACAAACTGGCGCGCGTGGCACGTATTCACTTTTCTCGCCAAAAACTGGCAGCATCAGGTCCTAACCTGCCAAGTCGCCAAGCTCTGTTTGACCGCCTACTAAAATCTGAAGCGATCAAGAAAGCGATTGAAGATGAAGCACAAGCAAAGAACATCTCGATCGAGAAAGCGAGTAAAGAAGCTCAAGACATCATGGACGAGATTGCTGCGAACTTCTCTTATTCGCTAATCAAACGCGGTGAGAAGATTCTTGGTTGGTTGTGGAATAAGTTGTACCAAGGCCTGCATATCAGCAACGCTTCAACCGTTCGTAAGCTGGCTCAAGATGGTCACGAGATCGTTTATGTGCCTTGTCATCGTAGTCACATGGATTACTTACTACTTTCTTACGTGCTTTACCACGAAGGCATGGTGCCGCCGCATATCGCTGCGGGTATCAATCTGAACTTCTTCCCTGCCGGTCCTATTTTCCGTCATGGTGGTGCGTTCTTTATTCGTCGTAGCTTCAAAGGCAACAAGCTGTACTCGACTATTTTCCGTGAATATCTGGCGGAATTGTTCGCCAAAGGTTACTCGGTCGAGTATTTCAGTGAAGGTGGTCGCTCTCGTACAGGTCGCCTGCTACAAGCTAAAACCGGCATGTTGGCGATGACTATTCAGGCTATGCTGCGCGGCATGAACCGTCCAGTGACGTTAGTACCTGTGTACATCGGCTATGAGCACGTAATGGAAGTGGCGACCTACGCAAAAGAACTTCGTGGTAAGCGCAAAGAAAAAGAAAATGCAAGCCTAGTGATTCGTACGCTCCGTAAACTGCGCAATTTTGGTAAAGGCTACGTGAACTTTGGTGAGCCGATTCAGCTTAACCAATATCTGAACGAGCACGCTCCAGAGTGGACTAAAGATATCGATCCAATGGGAACCAGCAAGCCACAATGGATGAATCCAGTGGTCAATGACCTGGCAACCAAAATGATGACACACATTAACGATGCGGCAGCGACCAACGCACTAACACTTTGTGCAACGGCGTTACTGGCTTCAAGACAGCGTGCATTGTCTCGTGATTCTTTGGTTTCTCAGATCAACTGTTACCTGTCTCTGCTTAAGAACGTACCTTACTCTGATACATTTACGGTACCAAAAGACAGCGCTGATGATCTGGTAAAACACGCTGAATCGCTGAACAAGTTCCTAATTGAATCAGACTCAATGGGCGACATCATTTCGCTAGACCGTCACCAGTCAATTCTGATGACCTACTACCGTAATAACATCATTCATTTGTTTGCTCTACCATCATTAATTGCTCAGATGACCATTCGTCAGCACGGCCTAACCATTGACACGATTCAAGAGAACGTTGCTGCTATCTACCCGTTCTTGAAGAAAGAGTTGTTCTTAAGCTACGACGAAGATCAGCTTGAAAGCGTGGTGGCGAACATCATTGAAGAGCTTGTTGGCCAAGGTATGCTTGTAGTGTCGGACAACCAAGTCACCATCAACCAGTCAAACAGCCAAGCACTGATGCTGTTAGGCCGTACGATTTCAGAAACGCTACAGCGCTACTCTATTGCTTTGAACCTATTGGCAGAAAACCCTGATCTGGATAAATCTGATCTTGAGCAGAAGAGCCAAGACATCGCACAACGACTGGGACGTCTACAAGGCATTAATGCACCAGAGTTCTTCGATAAAGGTGTGTTTGCGTCGATGTTCGCAACTTTGAAACAGCAGCAATATTTGGATAACGATGGTAACTGCGATTTAGAAAAGACTCAGCAATTCGCTAAGCTTCTTTACTCAATGCTTTACCCAGAGGTCCGTCTGACGATTCAAGAGAGTATTCACCAAGCAGAGTAA
- the glpE gene encoding thiosulfate sulfurtransferase GlpE: MDQFKHIDVKGAQALIEQGEARLVDIRDPQSFAVAHSKTAYHLTNDTMVSFMDEVEFEQPILVMCYHGISSQGAAQYLVNQGFEEVYSVDGGFEAWHRAELPVIAG, translated from the coding sequence ATGGACCAGTTTAAACATATCGATGTTAAAGGTGCTCAAGCCCTTATTGAACAAGGCGAAGCTCGACTTGTCGATATACGTGACCCGCAGTCTTTTGCGGTAGCTCACTCAAAAACCGCTTACCATCTTACTAACGATACCATGGTGTCGTTCATGGATGAGGTTGAGTTCGAACAGCCAATCTTAGTGATGTGTTATCACGGTATTAGTAGCCAAGGTGCGGCACAATATTTAGTGAACCAAGGCTTTGAAGAGGTATATAGTGTTGATGGTGGATTTGAAGCTTGGCATCGTGCTGAACTTCCAGTGATCGCGGGTTAA
- a CDS encoding flagellar basal body-associated protein FliL: MHKRYVAQIFLAITLLFSASSFAEEESAPKLAYFTLEPDLTTNFYTKGKKLGYIQVRLDIMVANSNDLAAIEHHQPLIRDAVIELLGKQNEETIKSLSGREDLRKTLVEHLNKVLLPETGKTLIADLLFTKYLYQ, from the coding sequence ATGCACAAACGTTATGTAGCCCAAATATTTCTTGCGATTACCCTACTCTTTTCAGCATCAAGTTTCGCTGAAGAGGAATCAGCACCCAAACTAGCCTACTTCACGCTAGAGCCTGACCTGACCACCAATTTTTACACTAAAGGTAAAAAACTGGGCTACATTCAGGTTCGTCTCGATATTATGGTTGCGAATAGTAACGACTTGGCAGCCATTGAGCACCACCAACCACTGATTCGTGATGCTGTGATTGAATTGCTCGGTAAACAAAACGAAGAAACCATTAAGTCTCTATCTGGTCGTGAAGATTTAAGAAAAACCTTAGTTGAACATCTCAACAAGGTATTGCTTCCTGAAACAGGCAAAACCCTCATTGCTGACCTACTGTTTACCAAATACCTTTATCAGTAA
- the ftsX gene encoding permease-like cell division protein FtsX, with product MAANKRIKKPQSNRVANRASSDGFFVVHWKQAKSSFSQMWQRPLGNLLTLAVISMALAMPACLYLLGKNVGEVAQDVTSPSQISAYVEDGIPEPRVMVLKDEIESWDQVELVEYISPQQGLADLSQYSGFEDALTILDDYSLPGVLVITPSVHSDVLIKELASNVKKQELVTDVRLDEDWLARLDAIKALAAVIVITLTVLMLGAVFLIIGNTLRFNVLAHKDEIQTMKLIGATDSYILRPYLYAGMWFGVLGSISAWVMTALITVLLNSAVDDLAQLYDSHFRLIGLSWDESLLLLIVGTLLGSVAAKLSAQRHLKEIEPV from the coding sequence ATGGCCGCGAATAAGCGCATTAAGAAACCTCAATCCAATCGAGTAGCAAACCGGGCTTCGAGCGACGGTTTCTTTGTTGTTCATTGGAAACAAGCTAAGTCATCGTTCTCGCAAATGTGGCAACGTCCGTTGGGCAACTTGTTGACCCTTGCGGTGATCTCAATGGCTTTAGCGATGCCAGCTTGTTTGTACCTACTGGGCAAGAACGTTGGTGAAGTGGCTCAAGATGTCACCAGCCCGTCACAAATAAGTGCTTATGTAGAGGATGGTATTCCTGAGCCGAGAGTAATGGTGCTTAAGGATGAAATTGAAAGTTGGGATCAAGTCGAGCTGGTGGAATACATTTCACCGCAACAAGGGCTTGCGGATCTAAGCCAATATTCTGGTTTTGAAGATGCCCTGACTATCCTAGATGACTATTCATTGCCAGGTGTGTTGGTGATTACGCCAAGCGTACACAGTGATGTCTTAATCAAAGAATTAGCAAGCAACGTTAAAAAACAAGAGCTCGTGACCGATGTTCGTTTAGACGAAGATTGGTTAGCTCGATTAGATGCGATCAAAGCATTAGCAGCGGTCATCGTTATTACCCTAACGGTATTGATGTTGGGCGCGGTATTTTTGATTATTGGTAATACATTACGCTTTAATGTGTTGGCGCATAAAGATGAGATTCAAACCATGAAGCTGATTGGTGCTACCGACAGCTACATTCTTCGACCATACCTTTATGCTGGGATGTGGTTTGGCGTTTTAGGTTCGATTAGTGCTTGGGTAATGACGGCATTGATTACCGTATTGCTCAACAGTGCAGTGGATGATTTGGCTCAGCTTTATGATAGCCATTTCCGCTTAATTGGCCTGAGTTGGGATGAGTCTTTATTACTTTTGATCGTCGGAACCCTGCTTGGTAGTGTGGCTGCGAAGCTTTCTGCACAGCGTCACCTAAAAGAAATTGAACCAGTTTAG
- the ftsE gene encoding cell division ATP-binding protein FtsE, with translation MIKFQQVSKAYRGGRQALQKVDFHLKRGEMAFLGGHSGAGKSTLLKLICAIERPTDGRVWFNDHDITRIPAKDIPFLRRNIGIVFQDHRLLMDRSIFDNVALPMRIESISENEIKRRVSAALDKTGLLDKARCLPSQLSGGEQQRVGIARAVVNRPTLLLADEPTGNLDPELSNRVLRLFEEFNRAGVTIILATHDIGLVNTRPQYRHLELNQGFLSEVEDYGRE, from the coding sequence GTGATCAAATTTCAGCAAGTGAGCAAAGCCTACCGAGGCGGACGACAAGCGCTCCAAAAAGTGGACTTTCACCTTAAACGTGGAGAGATGGCTTTTTTGGGTGGGCACTCTGGCGCTGGTAAAAGTACCTTGCTGAAGTTGATCTGCGCCATCGAGCGTCCAACTGACGGACGTGTTTGGTTTAACGATCACGATATCACTCGTATTCCAGCTAAAGACATTCCCTTCTTACGTCGTAACATCGGGATTGTCTTTCAAGACCATCGCCTACTGATGGATCGCTCGATTTTTGATAACGTCGCACTGCCTATGCGTATTGAATCTATTTCTGAAAATGAAATAAAACGCCGAGTCAGTGCTGCGTTGGATAAAACCGGCTTACTAGACAAAGCCCGTTGTTTGCCAAGCCAGCTTTCTGGTGGTGAGCAGCAACGCGTGGGTATCGCTCGCGCTGTGGTTAACCGTCCAACTCTGCTTTTAGCGGATGAGCCGACCGGTAACCTCGATCCTGAATTATCTAACCGTGTATTACGTTTGTTTGAAGAGTTCAACCGCGCAGGTGTCACGATCATCCTAGCGACGCACGATATCGGGTTAGTGAACACTCGCCCTCAGTACCGTCATCTTGAATTAAACCAAGGCTTTTTGAGTGAGGTTGAAGACTATGGCCGCGAATAA
- a CDS encoding DUF1145 domain-containing protein, which produces MKFLLPLAKVAIAFVWFILIVNIFYPFPGNAAIALYIMTAFLFFMHGLQMLIFIGAFGDKIEMSRWEKWSILIFGVFALLDIRRKHMM; this is translated from the coding sequence ATGAAGTTCTTACTTCCACTAGCAAAAGTAGCCATCGCCTTTGTTTGGTTTATCTTAATCGTAAATATTTTCTATCCATTCCCGGGTAATGCTGCGATTGCGCTTTATATCATGACAGCGTTCTTGTTCTTCATGCACGGCCTGCAGATGCTGATTTTTATCGGTGCATTCGGCGATAAGATCGAAATGTCACGTTGGGAGAAGTGGTCAATATTGATTTTCGGAGTCTTTGCCCTCCTCGATATCCGACGCAAACACATGATGTAA
- the ftsY gene encoding signal recognition particle-docking protein FtsY: MTEKKKRGLLSWLGFGDEEQSPKTQNEANVENVEDQTEVESQVEVEQAESELEATTPVESKPVDSEQALEEIQQEQQPVVAEAEAEAEAEAEAEAEKEEVAVPQAQVEEVQDKPTESFFARLKRSLSRTKANIGAGFFGLFKGKQIDEDLFEELEEQLLIADVGMNTTVKIIENLTEKASRNDLKDGEALYGLLKEEMADILSQVEQPLVVDTTKTPYVILMVGVNGVGKTTTIGKLAKQFQSEGKKVMLAAGDTFRAAAVEQLQVWGQRNNVPVIAQHTGADSASVIYDAIEAAKARGVDVVIADTAGRLQNKSNLMEELRKIVRVMKKIDDSAPHEIMLTLDAGTGQNAISQAKLFSEVAPVTGITLTKLDGTAKGGVIFSIADQFQIPIRYIGVGEGIDDLRPFESKDFIEALFSREE, encoded by the coding sequence ATGACGGAAAAAAAGAAGCGCGGATTATTATCGTGGCTTGGTTTTGGTGACGAAGAACAAAGCCCAAAAACTCAGAATGAAGCGAACGTAGAAAACGTTGAAGATCAAACTGAAGTTGAATCACAAGTCGAGGTTGAACAAGCCGAGTCTGAACTAGAGGCAACTACGCCAGTTGAATCTAAGCCAGTTGATTCAGAGCAAGCGCTTGAAGAGATTCAGCAAGAGCAGCAGCCTGTCGTAGCAGAAGCAGAAGCAGAAGCAGAAGCAGAAGCAGAAGCAGAAGCAGAAAAGGAAGAAGTTGCTGTTCCTCAAGCTCAGGTTGAAGAAGTTCAAGATAAGCCGACAGAAAGCTTCTTTGCGCGCCTTAAGCGTAGTCTTAGCCGCACTAAAGCAAACATCGGTGCTGGCTTCTTTGGCTTGTTCAAGGGTAAACAAATCGATGAAGATCTGTTTGAAGAACTAGAAGAGCAACTTCTGATCGCTGACGTGGGCATGAATACCACGGTTAAGATCATTGAAAACCTGACAGAAAAAGCATCTCGCAATGACCTAAAAGACGGTGAAGCTCTATATGGTCTGCTCAAAGAAGAGATGGCAGATATCTTAAGCCAAGTGGAACAGCCACTGGTTGTTGATACGACTAAAACACCTTACGTTATTTTAATGGTTGGCGTGAACGGTGTCGGTAAGACAACCACCATCGGTAAGCTGGCTAAACAATTCCAAAGTGAAGGCAAGAAAGTGATGTTGGCGGCGGGTGATACCTTCCGTGCGGCAGCGGTTGAACAACTTCAGGTTTGGGGTCAACGTAATAACGTTCCTGTGATCGCTCAGCACACAGGTGCCGATAGCGCGTCTGTTATCTACGATGCCATTGAAGCGGCGAAAGCGCGTGGTGTTGATGTTGTGATTGCTGATACTGCAGGTCGTTTGCAGAACAAGAGCAACTTGATGGAAGAGCTGCGTAAGATTGTTCGTGTAATGAAGAAGATTGATGACTCTGCACCGCACGAAATCATGCTTACACTAGATGCTGGCACTGGTCAGAATGCGATCAGCCAAGCGAAACTATTCAGTGAAGTAGCGCCGGTAACGGGTATTACGCTCACTAAGCTAGATGGTACGGCGAAAGGCGGCGTGATTTTCTCAATTGCTGATCAGTTCCAGATTCCAATCCGCTACATTGGTGTGGGTGAAGGTATTGATGACCTGCGTCCATTTGAGTCTAAAGACTTTATTGAAGCACTATTTAGCCGCGAAGAGTAA
- the rpoH gene encoding RNA polymerase sigma factor RpoH, with amino-acid sequence MANQAYQMALVTQDSLDSYIRSANSYPMLTPEEERGLAERLHYKGEIDAAKGLILSHLRFVVHVARGYSGYGLPMADLVQEGNIGLMKAVKRFNPEVGVRLVSFAVHWIKAEIHEYVLRNWRIVKIATTKAQRKLFFNLRKSKKRLGWFNNGEVETVARELGVEPSEVREMESRLAAQDATFEAPMDDDDGGSAYTAPVYYLEDKASDVAETVEAANWESHTNNRLGLALKSLDERSQHIVRSRWLDDNKSTLQDLADTYSISAERVRQLEKNAMKKLKQAVGDF; translated from the coding sequence ATGGCAAACCAAGCGTATCAAATGGCTTTAGTCACACAAGATAGTTTAGATAGCTATATCCGCTCAGCGAACAGCTACCCTATGCTGACTCCTGAAGAGGAACGTGGACTTGCAGAGCGATTACATTACAAAGGTGAGATCGACGCTGCGAAAGGCTTGATCCTTTCCCACCTAAGATTCGTGGTACACGTTGCAAGAGGCTACTCTGGCTACGGGCTACCAATGGCTGATCTCGTCCAAGAAGGTAACATCGGCTTGATGAAGGCTGTTAAGCGCTTCAATCCAGAAGTTGGTGTTCGTCTAGTTTCTTTTGCTGTTCACTGGATCAAAGCTGAGATTCATGAGTACGTTTTGCGTAACTGGCGTATCGTTAAGATCGCAACAACGAAAGCACAACGTAAATTGTTCTTTAACCTGCGTAAGTCTAAAAAGCGTTTAGGTTGGTTCAATAACGGCGAAGTTGAGACGGTTGCACGTGAGTTGGGTGTTGAGCCTTCAGAAGTTCGTGAAATGGAATCTCGCTTAGCGGCACAAGACGCTACGTTTGAAGCCCCGATGGATGACGATGACGGTGGTTCTGCTTACACGGCTCCAGTTTACTACCTAGAAGACAAAGCGTCAGACGTTGCAGAAACGGTTGAAGCGGCGAACTGGGAATCTCATACCAATAATCGTTTAGGACTCGCATTGAAGAGCTTAGACGAACGCAGCCAGCACATTGTGCGCTCACGTTGGTTGGATGATAACAAGTCGACATTGCAAGACTTAGCGGATACCTACAGCATTTCTGCAGAGCGTGTTCGCCAGTTAGAAAAGAATGCGATGAAGAAATTGAAACAAGCCGTTGGCGATTTCTAA
- the rsmD gene encoding 16S rRNA (guanine(966)-N(2))-methyltransferase RsmD — translation MVRRRQQNTSQKKPSGGFVRIISGSWRGRKLPVHDLEGLRPTIDRVKETLFNWVAQDIPHSTCLDVFAGSGGLGFEAASRQAKMVTLLEMNQKAAKQLSDNAKELKADNINVVNTDAISFLKKPGTPYDMVFLDPPFRKGLLAETVQLLESNGWLADNAIIYVETEKELQLEAMPENWELHRDKTTGQSSYRLFNRTTEE, via the coding sequence ATGGTAAGACGTCGCCAGCAAAACACATCACAAAAAAAGCCATCCGGAGGCTTTGTTCGAATTATTAGTGGCTCATGGAGAGGTAGAAAGCTGCCTGTTCATGATTTAGAAGGATTACGCCCAACCATTGACCGAGTAAAAGAGACACTCTTTAACTGGGTGGCTCAAGATATCCCACATTCAACTTGCTTGGATGTATTTGCCGGTTCTGGCGGTCTAGGTTTTGAAGCTGCTTCTCGCCAAGCAAAAATGGTGACACTGCTCGAAATGAATCAAAAGGCGGCCAAACAGCTTTCTGATAACGCGAAAGAGCTTAAGGCAGACAACATCAATGTCGTGAATACTGATGCTATCTCTTTCCTTAAGAAGCCAGGTACTCCTTACGATATGGTTTTCCTTGATCCACCATTTCGTAAAGGCTTACTTGCAGAAACTGTACAACTGCTTGAGAGCAATGGCTGGTTGGCAGACAACGCCATCATTTACGTCGAGACAGAAAAAGAGCTGCAGCTTGAGGCTATGCCAGAGAACTGGGAATTGCATCGCGATAAGACCACTGGCCAGTCTAGCTACCGACTGTTTAATCGAACCACTGAAGAATAG
- the ubiA gene encoding 4-hydroxybenzoate octaprenyltransferase, whose translation MFATKAKAYWQLTRMNRPIGTLLLLWPTLWSLIIAAQGMPDFDVLVVFVLGVVLMRSAGCVINDFADRKVDGHVKRTKQRPLPSGLVSSKEAILLFLVLAMVSFLLVLTMNPLTIKLSVIGVGLAFIYPFMKRFTHLPQLFLGLAFSWAIPMAWAAQTNELPSVVWFIFIINALWTIAYDTQYAMVDRDDDLKIGIKSTAILFGRFDKLIVGFLQLVTLAMLIALGMHYQLGDTFYWALLVVGGLFVYQQHLMRHRDRDLCFQAFLNNNYVGMVVTAGLFITFW comes from the coding sequence ATGTTTGCCACCAAAGCGAAGGCGTATTGGCAATTAACGCGAATGAATCGCCCGATTGGTACCTTATTACTCCTTTGGCCGACCTTATGGTCTCTGATTATTGCTGCGCAAGGCATGCCTGATTTTGATGTCTTGGTTGTTTTCGTACTCGGCGTGGTATTGATGCGTTCAGCTGGCTGTGTGATTAATGATTTTGCTGACCGTAAAGTGGATGGTCATGTAAAACGAACTAAGCAGCGCCCATTACCTTCCGGTTTGGTTTCCAGTAAGGAAGCTATTCTGCTCTTTTTAGTGCTAGCCATGGTTTCATTCTTACTGGTGTTAACCATGAATCCGCTGACGATTAAGCTTTCTGTTATCGGTGTTGGCTTAGCCTTCATTTATCCTTTTATGAAGCGTTTTACGCACCTTCCACAGTTGTTCCTCGGCTTAGCGTTTAGTTGGGCTATCCCAATGGCTTGGGCGGCGCAAACTAATGAGCTACCTAGTGTGGTCTGGTTTATTTTCATTATCAATGCGTTGTGGACGATTGCCTACGACACACAATATGCAATGGTTGACCGAGATGACGACTTAAAAATTGGCATCAAATCGACGGCTATTCTATTTGGTCGTTTCGACAAGCTTATTGTTGGCTTCTTACAGCTAGTAACACTGGCGATGCTAATAGCGTTAGGCATGCATTACCAATTAGGAGATACCTTTTATTGGGCACTGCTGGTTGTGGGGGGCTTGTTTGTGTATCAACAACATCTGATGCGCCACCGTGATCGAGATTTATGTTTCCAAGCTTTCCTAAACAACAATTATGTTGGAATGGTAGTGACAGCAGGCTTATTTATTACCTTCTGGTAA
- a CDS encoding chorismate lyase, with product MNQPISLYLNSLMNVDWQSTETFDFPNKITREWLLEQGSLSRKLGKSCQHLSVELLHNQVVERSMLQQDEELLLSSFDCLLRKVILKGDDEPWVLGRTLIPRVTLEDHQHSDLSQQGNVPLGLTVFSAENVERDALQVGWVIAGDERLLARRSRLWMNHKPMLVAELFLPTSPIYSKESV from the coding sequence ATGAATCAGCCAATATCGCTGTATCTTAATTCGTTAATGAATGTAGATTGGCAAAGCACAGAAACATTTGATTTTCCTAATAAAATCACCAGAGAGTGGCTTTTGGAGCAAGGTTCTCTTTCCCGCAAGTTGGGCAAGAGCTGTCAGCACCTGTCTGTTGAGTTGCTTCATAATCAAGTTGTAGAACGCTCAATGCTACAACAGGACGAGGAACTTCTTTTATCATCGTTTGATTGCTTACTGCGTAAAGTGATTTTGAAGGGTGATGATGAGCCGTGGGTGTTAGGGCGAACCTTGATTCCTAGAGTCACATTAGAAGATCATCAGCACTCTGACCTTTCTCAACAAGGTAATGTCCCACTTGGTTTAACCGTGTTCAGCGCTGAGAACGTGGAGCGAGATGCGCTGCAAGTCGGTTGGGTTATCGCTGGCGATGAGCGACTGCTCGCGCGTCGTTCTCGATTATGGATGAACCATAAACCGATGCTTGTGGCAGAACTGTTTTTGCCAACATCACCCATTTACTCTAAGGAGAGTGTGTAA